The proteins below are encoded in one region of Hemiscyllium ocellatum isolate sHemOce1 chromosome 3, sHemOce1.pat.X.cur, whole genome shotgun sequence:
- the LOC132807333 gene encoding large ribosomal subunit protein uL5-like — protein sequence MRELRIRKLCLNICVGESGDRLTRAAKVLEQLTGQTPVFSKARYTVRSFGIRRNEKIAVHCTIRGAKAEEILEKGLKVREYELRKSNFCNTGNFGFGIQEHIDLGIKYDPSIGIYGLDFYVVMGRPGFSISDKKVKRGRIGSKHKISKEESMRWFQQKYDGILLPGK from the exons ATGCGTGAGCTCCGCATTCGGAAGCTATGTTTGAATATCTGCGTAGGTGAAAGTGGTGACAGACTCACCAGAGCTGCTAAAGTGTTGGAGCAACTCACTGGCCAGACCCCAGTGTTTTCCAAAG CTCGCTATACTGTGCGCTCATTTGGTATTAGAAGAAATGAGAAGATTGCTGTTCATTGCACAATCAGAGGAGCCAAAGCTGAAGAAATTCTAGAGAAAGGTCTAAAG GTTCGGGAGTATGAACTGAGGAAGAGTAACTTCTGCAACACTGGAAACTTTGGCTTTGGTATCCAAGAGCACATTGATCTGGGCATCAAGTATGATCCTAGTATTGGAATTTATGGCCTGGATTTCTATGTG GTCATGGGGCGGCCTGGTTTCAGCATTTCTGATAAAAAGGTTAAAAGGGGGCGCATTGGTTCAAAACACAAGATTTCCAAGGAAGAATCGATGAGGTGGTTTCAGCAAAAA tATGATGGCATCCTCCTGCCTGGAAAGTAA